The genome window GCAGCGGTGCAGCGGCCGCCGGCTCCAGCCGACGGCATCGGGATTGAGACTTCCGGAGCCGGTGCACAGATCCACCGGCGCGCTGATCTCGCCGTTCACGCGATACGTTTGGCCCGTGACGGCAGCACGCCGTGGCGGCGACCGACCTTCTCCAGCGCGACGAGCGCCTGGTCGAGATGCTCGCGCGTGTGCGTGGCCATGTACGACGTGCGGATCATCGCGTGCCCTTCGGCAACGGCGGGCGAGACGACGGGATTGGCGAACACGCCCTCGTCGTGAAGATCGACGACCATGCGATACGCAGTGAAGTCCTCGCCGACCATGATCGGAATCACCGGGGAGGCGGCCTCACCGGTATCGAAGCCGAGGTCGTCGAGCGCGGCCTTCATGTAATGCGTGTTCTCCCACAGCCGCGCGCGGCGCTCCGGCTCGCGCACGACGATCTCGAGCGCCTTCAGCACGGCGGCGGCGCTGGCAGGCGGCATCGACGCGGCAAAGATCTGCGACCGCGCGGTGTGGCGGATGAAGTCGACGACGTACGCATCGCCGGCAACGAACCCGCCGACGCATGCAAGCGACTTCGAGAACGTCCCCATCACGAGATCGACCTCGTGCTCGAGACCGAAATGCTCACCGGTGCCGCGCCCGTGCTCGCCGAGCACGCCGACGCCGTGGGCATCGTCGACCATCAGGCGCGCGTTGTAGCGCTTCTTCACGTCGACGATCGCCGGAAGCGGCGCGAGGTCGCCTTCCATCGAATACACGCCGTCGATCACGATCAGCCGCCCGCGATCTTCCGGCGAGAGCCGCAGCTTCTCTTCGAGATCGGCGGCGTCGTTGTGGCGGAACTTGACCTGCTTGGCGAGACCGAGCCGCGCGCCGTCGATGATGCACGCATGGTCGAGGCTGTCGAGGAACACGGTGTCGTGGCGTCCGAGCAGCGAAGACAGAACGCCGAGGTTTACCTGGAAACCGGTCGTGAAGATCAGCGCGGCCTCGCACTGCATGAAATGCGCGAGGCGCTCTTCGAGCTCGGCGTGAACCGTGAGCGATCCGTTGAGAAGCGGCGAGCCCGCACACCCGGTGCCGAACTTTTCGATGGCGGCGACGGCGGCGGCTTTGACTTCGGGGTGGCTGGCCAGGCCCAGGTAGTTGTTCGAGCCCAGCATGATGAGCGGCTTGCCGTCGATGGTGACGACGGGATCCTGCTGTGAGCTGATGCGGCGGAAGTAGCGGTAAACTCCCTCGTCCCGGAGGGAGTTGGCCCGCGTGTAATCATGGCATTTCTGGAATACGTCCACTCTTGTCGTCTCCCCGGTGACGTCCCGCGGCCACCTTCCTCGCCCACCTCAACTGCCTCTGGACTATACGCGAAGCCGCCATAGTTCCGTGAACCGGCGCGATGTGCAACGTCGCGGTGCGTCACGCCCTCGGGGCGGCAACCCTCCTCCGCTCGTACGGTATGGAGCCTCGGCTATCCTCGGAATCGATGTCTTCGCCGTATCCCGTGAGCGTAAGCGACGTCGCGCTGCGCCTGGTTGCCGCAGTTGTCATCGGGATGATCATCGGTTTCGACCGCGAGTGGCGCGGCAAGCAGGTCGGCGTGCGCACGCTCGCGCTCGTCTCTCTCGGCTCGGCGCTCGTTTGTCTTTCGACCGTCGGGCTCGCCGTACTGGACGGCAAACCGGATGCAACCAGCCGCGTCGTGCAGGGCGTGATTCAAGGCGTGATGACCGGAATCGGTTTTCTCGGCGCCGGCGCGGTGATCCGTCAGCCGGAGCACGGTGATGTGCATGGGCTGACTACGGCGGCAACGGTGTGGGTTACCGCTGCGCTCGGGATCGCGTGCGCGCTCGCGACCTGGGAGATCGTCACGCTCGGAGTCGGTCTGACGCTCGTCGTGCTGGTCGTGCTGCATCCGATCGACGGCTGGTTCGACCGCCGCCGCAAACAGTCCGCTCCGTGAGCTCGTTCCTCGATACGTTCCCGATCAAGCCCGAGCCGAACCGCTCGCCGAAGCGCGGCGAGACGCCGGTCCGCGCGTTCCTGTTCGACACGTACGGCACGGTCTGCGATTTCTACGGCCCTCTCAAAGCCGCCTTCGAACGCGTTGCGCTCGAGAAGGGCGTTCGCTGCGATGCCGGGCGCCTCGCGATCGAGTGGCGCAACGCGTACGCGCGCTCGACGTTTCTCGCGGCGGGCTTCGGCATGCCGTTCCGTCCGCTCAAAGAGATCCACCGCGAAAATCTCGCGGCGCTCGTTGCCGAGCATTTCCCGGCGCCGCTCGCCGGCGACGAGCTCGACAAGCTCACGCTCGCATGGAACCGCCTCGATCCGTGGCCGGACGTGCTCGAAGGCCTGCGCGAGCTGAGAAGGCTCGCGATCATCGCACCGCTGTCCAACGGCAACTTCGACGACATGGTGGCGCTCGCGCGCCATGCGTCGCTGCCGTGGGACATCATCCTCGGCTCGTCGGTCGCGCGCGCGTACAAGCCGCACCCGGATATCTATTTGAAGTCGGTCGAAGCGCTCTGCCTCGCGCCCGCGGAAGTCTGCATGGTCGCAGCCCACCAGGTGGACCTTCTGTATGCGGCCGGCCACGGGATGCAGACGGCGTTCGTGATCCGCCGCGAGGAATTCGGAGGGCCGATCAAGGAATCGGGCTCGGACGATCTTTCGGCGGCCGAGGTCGAGGTCGAGGGCGAATGGACGTACGTGGCGGAAAGCTTCGTAGATCTTGCCGCGCAGTGCAGGGGTCTGCAGGAAGCATAGCCCTGCACTGCGCGGACGCATCACCTCACGGCTGGCAGATGTTCGCGGTGCAGTTGTTGCTGTTGCAGTCCGAACCGTGGTCGCACCCCTGGCCGTTGTTGCACGGGGTACCACACTCGAACCCGCCGCAATCGACATCGGTTTCGTCTCCGTCTTCGAGCCCGTCGCCACAATGCGACTGGCAAGCGCCGCCCAGGCAGACGAGCCCCATCGATGCAGCGCAGTCGTTGTTGCTCAGGCAGTTCGAACCCGGCGGACAGTCGTCGCAGATCGAGCCGCCGCAGTCTATGTCGGTTTCGTCCTGGTTGAGCAGGTTGTCGAAGCAACTCGCGACGCACACGCCGCCCGAGCAGGATTGCGACTGGCAGTCGCCATTGACGCCACAACTGTCGCCTTCGCCGCACGCGGTGCAGAGACTGCCGCCGCAATCGGTGTCCGACTCGCCCTGGTTCTGGATGTTGTCGTTGCACGTCGCCGGAATCT of Candidatus Limnocylindrales bacterium contains these proteins:
- a CDS encoding haloacid dehalogenase type II — translated: MSSFLDTFPIKPEPNRSPKRGETPVRAFLFDTYGTVCDFYGPLKAAFERVALEKGVRCDAGRLAIEWRNAYARSTFLAAGFGMPFRPLKEIHRENLAALVAEHFPAPLAGDELDKLTLAWNRLDPWPDVLEGLRELRRLAIIAPLSNGNFDDMVALARHASLPWDIILGSSVARAYKPHPDIYLKSVEALCLAPAEVCMVAAHQVDLLYAAGHGMQTAFVIRREEFGGPIKESGSDDLSAAEVEVEGEWTYVAESFVDLAAQCRGLQEA
- a CDS encoding pyridoxal phosphate-dependent aminotransferase family protein, which encodes MDVFQKCHDYTRANSLRDEGVYRYFRRISSQQDPVVTIDGKPLIMLGSNNYLGLASHPEVKAAAVAAIEKFGTGCAGSPLLNGSLTVHAELEERLAHFMQCEAALIFTTGFQVNLGVLSSLLGRHDTVFLDSLDHACIIDGARLGLAKQVKFRHNDAADLEEKLRLSPEDRGRLIVIDGVYSMEGDLAPLPAIVDVKKRYNARLMVDDAHGVGVLGEHGRGTGEHFGLEHEVDLVMGTFSKSLACVGGFVAGDAYVVDFIRHTARSQIFAASMPPASAAAVLKALEIVVREPERRARLWENTHYMKAALDDLGFDTGEAASPVIPIMVGEDFTAYRMVVDLHDEGVFANPVVSPAVAEGHAMIRTSYMATHTREHLDQALVALEKVGRRHGVLPSRAKRIA
- a CDS encoding MgtC/SapB family protein; translated protein: MSSPYPVSVSDVALRLVAAVVIGMIIGFDREWRGKQVGVRTLALVSLGSALVCLSTVGLAVLDGKPDATSRVVQGVIQGVMTGIGFLGAGAVIRQPEHGDVHGLTTAATVWVTAALGIACALATWEIVTLGVGLTLVVLVVLHPIDGWFDRRRKQSAP